In the Sulfurivermis fontis genome, CTTGGAAAAACCCGTTGTTAGCATGGGGGATGACGGGAGGACAGCGATGGCGGAGCACTGGCTGCAGATCAAGGGCGACCCCTCGGTACGCCGCTTCGTCTTCGAGCAGACCCGCACGGCCAGTCTGTTCGATGCACGCATCGATGAATTGATGGCGACGGTGGCGGCCTTGCTCACCCGCCACGGCGTGTTCCACGCCAAGATCCACTTCTCCAGCAACCAGCTCACCTGCTGGCTGTACAACGACCCCTACCGCTACCGGGTGTTTGTCGGCGAGGAGGTTTTTGCGCCCGGATTCCTGGAACGCTTCGACCAGGTGGTGGCCATCGACAAGCCGTTGATCGCCGCCGCGACCGTGCCGGCCGTTCTCGCGGAGTTCCGCCGCCTGCGCCTCAAGGACGAGTCGGTCTACCTGCGCAACGGCTCGCTGAACCTGATCAACGGCCTCATCGGCATGACATTTTCCTGTGACGGCAGTCACTACATTCCGGTGGAGGAGTTTTTTGCGACGGTGAGGAATCTGTAACGGGCAGATACAAGATGCAAGTGACAAGTGACAAGTGACAAGCGAACGAACTCGCTGTGGTCCTGTTTTTGATTCAAACCCCGTGCGCACAGCGCACACATCCACTTGTCACTTGTCACTTGTATCTGATTTGCCGTATTCCGCGGCACGCTTGGCGCTGCCCTTCACCTTGTCCACCGGATAGCGTTCCTCGTTGCGGGCCATCTTGTCCTTCACGGCGCGGATCAGATCGACGTTGAGACGGTCGGCGATGCGGATGAGATAGATCTGGATGTCGGCCAATTCCAGGCGCACCTCGTCCAGCTTGTCCTCGCTCAGGTTTTCACTCTGCTCGGCGCTGAGCCACTGAAAGTGTTCCACCAGCTCGGCGGCCTCGGCGATGAGGGCCATGGCGAGGTTCTTCGGGTTGTGGAACTGTTCCCAGTCGCGCACCTTGGCGAACAGGGCGAGGCGCTGGCGCAGGTCTTCCAGGCTGTCGCTCATGACGTTGATCTCCTTAATCGATGCGCCAGTTGTCGGTAGTGACCTTTAGTTGTCGCAGGCGCGCGATGAGCAGGTCGGGGAAGCGATTGTACCAGGTGGCGTTGAGCGGCGACGGGTGCGGCAGCGGGTGCAAGCGCAGTTCGCGCCGTGTGCCGTCGCGGGCCGTGAGGGTCATCGCCGTGCTGGTCTCGAAGCGATCGTCGCGCTCCCAGAACTCTTCCAGCTGAGCCTTCACCGCCCTGTCCTGGTTGATGGCAAACCACAGGAAGGCCTCGCGGCCGAGAGTGATGATGTCCCGGCCGCGCCAGGTGTGCAGCAGCAGGTCGGCGACCAGGGGCTGGAACTGCTTCTTCACCTTGCCGGACCACGCCTTGTTGCCGATGGGCTTGTAGGGCACGGTGTTGGCCCAGAAGAACATCTTGCCCACTTCCACCGAGGCGGCGAAATCGGGCAGCGCCTTGCCGTACAGATGCCGGTACAGTGCAGCGCGCACCTTCTGGCCGCCGGCGCCGATGAAGGGCAGGTTGTGCTGCACCTCGTCGCGGCCGGGGTCGCGGCCGAAGAAGGCGACGCGCACGTCCGGCGCGCCGAGACCGATGACGGGATCAAGCGGGTTCTTGCCATATTCCTCGTAGACCGGCAGGTCGATGCCGGTCAGTTCACGGGCGAGGGGTATGAAGTCCTGGTGCAGTTGGTCGGCTGTCATGGCGGCAGTATAAATCGCTTCGGCACGGTGGTGCTCACTGCGGCCGCGGCAGCGTGCCGCGGCGGAATCGGTAGTAATAGTCGTAACAGGGTGGGCACAGGGAATGGCTGGTGTGCGGCGGTTGCACCGCTACCCAGGCCGGGACCCAGTCCCAGTGACCGGGCTGGGCGGCACGTTCGATGCGGCGGCAGTGGCTGCATTGCACGATGAGGCCGTGCTGATTGCGGTAACAGGCCTCATCGGCGGCATGCGTTTCGGCAGCAACAGGGTGCGGTTGTTCCACGGCAAGGCTGTTGATGATGATCATGGCCTGCCGGTTGGCCAACGGATAGCAACGCTGGTGAAAGCGGCGCAGCACGGTGTCGCTGGAACACTCGTAATCGTGTTGCCACGGCGTGCCGTCCTGCAACACCTGGGTGTAGCTCGCGAGATAAAACATCTGCAGCGGACCGCTGATGGCAGCGGCCAGCGGCGTGCCGAGTGGAAAGCGCGTGGAGATGCCGGGTTCGCCCCGGTTGACCTCGGCAAAACGGAACCAGGCCGGATTGAAATAGCAGAGGCGCAGATCGCGGTCGAGGGCGTAGACGGCGCCGGGTTCGTTCTCCAGCGTGGCGAGCGCGAACTTGTCCAGCGCCGCGGCAAAGGCGGGCGTGACGCGTGTCGACGGTGGCTCGGCGTGGGCGGTCATGGTGGTGTGCGTCGTTGATTCGGCATTATTGGCCGCAGGACCGGTGATTGCCAGTGCCGCGTATCAGCGGGCGATGGCGGCGAAGCGGGCCTGGGTGAGCGCGGCGAGATCGGCGGCGGCCAGTTCGATCTCCAGGCCGCGGCGGCCGGCGCTGACATAGATCGTCGGATGCATGCGCGCCGACTCGTCGATCACGGTACGCAGGCGCTTCTTTTGTCCCAGCGGGCTGATGCCGCCGACCACGTAGCCGGTGGCGCGCTCGGCATCGGCCGGCCTGGCCATCTCGGCGCTGCGCGCATCCAGTGCGCTGGCGAGCTGTTTCAGATTGAGCTGGCACGCCACCGGTACCACGGCTACGACCAGTTCCTTGCCGTCGATTTGTGCCAGCAGCGTCTTGAACACGCGGGCCGGACTCAGGCCCAGCTTGTCCGCGGCCTCCTCGCCATAGGAGGCCGCGGCCTTGTCGTGCTCGTAGCTGTGGATGGTGTGCCGGATACCGGCACGCCTGGCGGCATTGATGGCGGGCGTCATGACTGTCGCTCCCCGAAAAAACGCTGTATGTCGTTCATGGCGGAGTATTCGGTGACGTCGATACCGGCCTGGTGGAAGTCGATGGCATCGGGGCAGCCGCTGGCCTGTTCGCCGCGTTGCCGGGCGTCGGTGACCCACGCCGTTGCCCACACGGCGAGTGCGGCCAGCGCCGGCCCTTCAAGTTCCGCAGTGGCATATGTCAATGCCTCCCAGAAGCCGCTGCGCGACAGCGGCCGGTAAAGCGCCGCGACGGCGCTGACGTCGCGCTGCTGCAGGGCGTGCAGCAGGCGCTGCGTGTTGTGTTGCAGCAGCAGGGTGCGTGCCTGCTCCAGATGGCGTTCCAGCACCTGGCGGATCGCCAGGTAGGGCGACCGTGCCTGCTCGCCGGCATCGACGCCGGCGGCGATGAAGGTTTGCAGCGCGGTGAGTGCGGCAAGATGCTGCTCGCTGCCTGGCGCATGCGTGGCGAGGTGACGGCAGAAATGTTCCACCTGTTCCGGGGTGTAGCGCAGCGTGAGGGTGTCATCGGCGATCATGGGGTCAGTGCCGCCTCCAGTTGCACCTCGCTCACCGGATAGATGAGCACCGCATGCAGCGGATGGATGGCGTTGAGCTTGTCGACGTGGGGCAGGTCGTCCTTGCCAGCCAGCACGATCACCCTGGCCTGCGGCGCGTGCTTCACCAGCGAGTGCAGCAGCACGTCGAGATTGCTGATGTTGGTGGCCTGGTAATAGGTGCTGAAGGCGTAGATGAAGTCGGCGATCACGAAGGCCGGCGGTTGTTTCTTCAGCGCGGCGAGTGCCTTGCGCTGGCTGTCGAAGCGCTGCTCGTCGAAGCCGAGGCGCTGATACAGCGCCGTGCAATTGGGGTGCTGCGGCGCCTCGACGATGGAATAGAGCAGGGGCGTGGTCATGATGTCGGCATATCTTGCGCCAGGGCGAGTTTGGCGGCGCGGCTCAGCTTGCGGATAGCCGCCTCGCGTTTGCATGCATCGGAACGGCTGGCTGCCGGCTCGCAGTGCAGCAGCTTTACCGGACGGCGTGCGCGGGTATAGCGGGCACCGAGTTTGTCGTCGTTGTTGTGCTCATCGAGACGACGCGTCATGTCGGTGGTCACGCCGGTGTACAGCGTGTCGTCGGCGCAGCGCAGCAGGTAGACGAACCAGGTGTTGGGCATGATGGGGGGAGTATACCAATCCGGGGGGATTGTTTTGGTGGGGATTCCGGCGCCTTACTCCGGTTGTGCGCGCTATCGCGCGGCTTGATTTTGGCGGGGGATTCCGTCCCCCTACGCCGGGTTACTTTTCTTTGCACGGCCAAAGAAAAGTAACCAAAAGAAAGGCCGCCCCGATGTCTCGCCGCTAGCGCGGTTCATTCGGCACATCCTTGTGCCTCACCCTTCGGGCAGCCTGCGGCTGTGCGAATCGGCTGTCCTGCCGATTCGTCCCTGCGCTACTCGCCCGGGACGGGTTTCTCCGACGGCACGTCCCTGTGCCGACGGAAGAATGCGCGCCCTCCCTGGCGCGCCCCCTGCGGGCCATTCCGCCCCGGGCTGCGTTGCTCGGCGAGACAAAGGGGTTGAACGTCAAAGACGGCTCGCCTCACGGCATCGTGCTGTGAGGTGTGCGCTATGCGCACACGGGTTTTGACTTTGGGGTTTTGATTTTGACTTTCGGTTTACCCCCCCGTCTGCCGCGCCGAGCATCGCAGCCCGAATCGGGGGAAGCCCGTAGGGGACATGCCAGGGATGGCATGTCCTCGCCTTCGCGCCAGGACGGCGCGTAGGCGAGCGCCGATTCGGGCGAGAAGCGCAGGGTACCCGCAGGGCGCGGCAATCGGGAGGCTTTTCTTTTCGTTAGTTTTCTTTGGCCGAACAAAGAAAAGTAACCCGCGCGCGGGGCGGCTCCCCGCACCAAAATCAATCCGCGCGACAGCGCGCACCAACCCGGGCTAGGGGGACGGAATCCCCCGCCAAAAAAACGATCACTCGATCGCCTGACTGCGCAGGTAATCCTCATAGGTGCCACTGAAATCGACCACGCCATCGGGCGTCAATTCGATGATGCGCGTCGCCAGCGACGAGACGAACTCACGGTCGTGGCTGACGAAGATCAGGGTGCCGTCGTAGTTTTCCAGCGCCAGGTTGAGTGACTCGATGGACTCCATGTCCAGGTGATTGGTCGGCTCGTCCATCACCATGATGTTGGGCCGCTGCAGCATTAGTTTGCCGAACAGCATGCGGCCCTGCTCGCCGCCGGAAATCACCTTCACCGACTTGCCGATCTCGTCGTTGGAGAACAGCAGGCGGCCGAGGGTGCCGCGGATCACCTGTTCATCGTCACCCGGCTTGCCCCAGTGGCCCATCCACTCGAACAGGGTCATGTCGTTGGCGAAGTCGGCAGCATGGTCCTGGGCGAAGTAGCCGATGCTGGCGTTCTCCGACCATTTGATCTCGCCGCGGTCGGCTGCGAGGTCTTTGACCAGGCAGCGCAGCAGGGTGGTCTTGCCGATGCCGTTGGGGCCGATGATGGCGATGCGCTCGCCCACTTCCACCAGC is a window encoding:
- a CDS encoding nucleotide pyrophosphohydrolase; translation: MSDSLEDLRQRLALFAKVRDWEQFHNPKNLAMALIAEAAELVEHFQWLSAEQSENLSEDKLDEVRLELADIQIYLIRIADRLNVDLIRAVKDKMARNEERYPVDKVKGSAKRAAEYGKSDTSDK
- a CDS encoding uracil-DNA glycosylase family protein; this translates as MTADQLHQDFIPLARELTGIDLPVYEEYGKNPLDPVIGLGAPDVRVAFFGRDPGRDEVQHNLPFIGAGGQKVRAALYRHLYGKALPDFAASVEVGKMFFWANTVPYKPIGNKAWSGKVKKQFQPLVADLLLHTWRGRDIITLGREAFLWFAINQDRAVKAQLEEFWERDDRFETSTAMTLTARDGTRRELRLHPLPHPSPLNATWYNRFPDLLIARLRQLKVTTDNWRID
- the ybaK gene encoding Cys-tRNA(Pro) deacylase; translation: MTPAINAARRAGIRHTIHSYEHDKAAASYGEEAADKLGLSPARVFKTLLAQIDGKELVVAVVPVACQLNLKQLASALDARSAEMARPADAERATGYVVGGISPLGQKKRLRTVIDESARMHPTIYVSAGRRGLEIELAAADLAALTQARFAAIAR
- a CDS encoding GIY-YIG nuclease family protein, with protein sequence MPNTWFVYLLRCADDTLYTGVTTDMTRRLDEHNNDDKLGARYTRARRPVKLLHCEPAASRSDACKREAAIRKLSRAAKLALAQDMPTS